A single region of the Chiloscyllium punctatum isolate Juve2018m chromosome 15, sChiPun1.3, whole genome shotgun sequence genome encodes:
- the vegfd gene encoding vascular endothelial growth factor D, protein MKLPSAVCLHVIILSLLRLLQGVYEEHDARLKQKRASLEQQIRAASNVREMLSIVNSSDWKRWKCHQKLKYLAGFDTRSRSTRFASLYYDADTLKSIDEEWQRTQCVPRESCVDVAKELGRSTNTFFKPPCVSVYRCGGCCNEESLVCKNTSTSYIHKELFEIAIPLTNIPELLTVRIANHTSCKCISSRHAYSIIRRSILTHEDYSCLYDENHCSRGLVWDKEKCHCVTSPVQREDELSPIAELAICGPYMEFNEELCECVCRNMESHETCSQKQKAFDPDSCSCVDRPACIYHSRSCAAGKVFNDKHCQCVWKNKH, encoded by the exons ATGAAGCTGCCGTCTGCTGTTTGTCTACACGTCATCATTCTTTCACTACTCCGTCTTTTGCAGGGTGTTTATGAAGAACATGATGCCAGGCTG aAGCAGAAGAGGGCAAGTTTAGAACAGCAGATTAGAGCTGCTTCCAATGTGAGGGAAATGCTGTCAATTGTTAATTCCTCGGACTGGAAACGGTGGAAATGCCACCAAAAATTAAAGTACCTGGCGGGATTTGACACGCGATCACGATCGACCAGGTTCGCTTCTCTGTACTACGACGCAGACACACTCAAAT CTATCGATGAAGAATGGCAGAGGACTCAGTGCGTCCCCAGGGAATCGTGTGTTGACGTCGCTAAGGAACTTGGACGAAGCACCAATACATTCTTCAAgcctccgtgtgtgtctgtgtatcggTGTGGGGGCTGCTGCAATGAAGAGAGCCTGGTTTGCaagaacaccagcacatcctACATCCACAAAGAG CTCTTTGAGATTGCCATTCCTCTGACCAATATACCGGAGCTCTTGACGGTCAGAATTGCAAACCACACATCTTGCAAATGCATCTCCAGTCGACATGCTTACTCCATTATTCGAAGATCAATCCTCACACATGAAGACTACAG TTGTCTGTATGATGAGAATCACTGCTCCAGGGGTCTGGTATGGGATAAAGAGAAATGCCACTGTGTGACCTCCCCCgttcagagagaagatg AACTCTCTCCCATTGCAGAGCTGGCCATCTGTGGGCCTTATATGGAGTTCAACGAGGAACTGTGTGAGTGCGTATGTAGGAACATGGAAAGTCATGAAACATGCTcgcagaaacagaaagcatttgatcCAGATTCCTGCAG TTGTGTGGATAGACCTGCCTGTATTTACCACAGTAGATCCTGTGCTGCGGGGAAGGTCTTCAATGATAAGCATTGCCAATGTGTGTGGAAGAATAAACATTGA